A portion of the Ricinus communis isolate WT05 ecotype wild-type chromosome 10, ASM1957865v1, whole genome shotgun sequence genome contains these proteins:
- the LOC8269386 gene encoding soluble inorganic pyrophosphatase 4, with protein MLEVADMVQPIETPNKAPVTKQSSHPPLNERIISSMSRRTVAAHPWHDLEIGPGAPKIFNCVVEIGKGSKVKYELDKKSGLIKVDRVLYSSVVYPHNYGFIPRTLCEDSDPLDVLIIMQEPVLPGCFLRAKAIGLMPMIDQGEKDDKIIAVCADDPEYRDFDDIKELPPHRLAEIRRFFEDYKKNENKEVAVNDFLPASDAYNAVQHSMNLYADYIVESLRR; from the exons ATGTTAGAG GTTGCAGATATGGTTCAACCAATTGAGACTCCAAACAAGGCTCCCGTCACTAAACAGTCGTCTCATCCACCTCTAAATGAAAGGATAATTTCATCAATGAGCAGGAGGACTGTCGCTGCACATCCTTGGCATGATTTAGAGATAG GACCTGGAGCTCCGAAGATATTCAATTGT GTGGTTGAAATAGGGAAAGGAAGCAAGGTGAAATATGAACTTGACAAGAAATCTGGATTGATCAAG GTTGACCGTGTGCTTTACTCCTCAGTTGTGTACCCTCACAACTATGGTTTCATCCCTCGTACTCTCTGTGAGGACAGTGATCCCCTAGACGTCTTGATTATCATGCAG GAACCAGTTCTTCCAGGATGCTTTCTTAGGGCTAAAGCTATTGGGCTTATGCCAATGATTGATCAG GGTGAAAAAGATGATAAGATAATTGCTGTTTGCGCTGATGATCCTGAGTACCGCGACTTCGATGATATCAAGGAACTCCCACCACATCGTTTGGCTGAGATCCGCCGCTTCTTTGAAGATT acaagaaaaatgaaaacaaggaaGTTGCTGTTAATGACTTTCTTCCAGCCTCTGATGCTTATAACGCAGTTCAGCATTCCAT GAATCTCTACGCTGACTACATTGTGGAGAGCCTGAGGCGGTGA